A single region of the Glycine max cultivar Williams 82 chromosome 20, Glycine_max_v4.0, whole genome shotgun sequence genome encodes:
- the LOC100807897 gene encoding protein ALTERED PHOSPHATE STARVATION RESPONSE 1, which translates to MGCVASKLEEEEEVVAICRERKRLLKQAVEKRYALAEAHCKYFHSLNAVAAAIKLFVARHSSPSSPFLITFPPPCPSSPSPSPSHPTENVITNPMFLQQTPSETKHEAIACDSCISSTTSESSEEESEEKREGEGEEGNGEEEQHQHQQPCGYYCMPMTMPMSMSMSMPMPMSMSMPIPPSMPSPQRDFGWDFFYPFDSMRSEVMSGYHRNSDDDLRAVREEEGIPELEEEVEREEIQHKVVSVEENNNNNSNNEGAVEHVLSGVETVKVVDVATENQGEQRGLAVLDTPAEGRELLEALKDIEDHFLRAYDSGKEVTRMLEANRIPLHSSLDEIKESSTKLIHAITWKSISSRQPSCKSLTVPNVKNSSTWVEYKNDLFDDYGGMDSGSHLLTLGRLYAWEKKLFEEVKAGDNTRKNYEKKCTQLRNKNVRGDDVLSTDKTKAEVKDLYAGILVAIRRAESISKRIEKMRDEELQPQIVELLKGLTQSWKIMLESHETQKKILSEVKYFTCATYGKFCNQSHGFATLQLEAQLHNWRDCFKEYTASQKAYVEALHGWLSKFIVPEVEFYSRSKNVTMPYQFNGPPLLVICNDWLASLQKLPDKMVTVALKSVVKDVRALWLQQNKEQQQKRRVDRLTRDLERRYSSTSHKVVETKMLEFHVVDHELEVGNDQEEEECMMEKSDHLETLRRKLEVEKEKHHSSMQETQRITLHGLQSGFSLVFESLTEFSKASQKMYNGLVTYSENSDKVGNITYIEGGCNVENCNSQNGQ; encoded by the exons atgggATGTGTTGCCTCCAAACTAGAGGAAGAAGAGGAAGTGGTGGCTATTTGTAGAGAGAGAAAGCGGCTGTTAAAGCAAGCTGTGGAGAAAAGATATGCACTTGCTGAGGCTCATTGTAAGTATTTCCACTCTCTCAATGCAGTAGCAGCGGCCATTAAGCTCTTTGTTGCACGCCACTCTTCACCTTCATCACCTTTCCTCATAACTTTCCCTCCTCCTTgcccttcttctccttctccttctccttctcatCCCACTGAGAATGTCATAACCAACCCCATGTTCCTCCAGCAGACACCCTCAGAAACCAAGCATGAAGCCATTGCTTGTGACTCATGCATCTCTTCAACAACCTCAGAGTCTTCTGAGGAAGAGAGTGAAGAAAAAAGGGAAGGAGAGGGTGAAGAAGGTAACGGAGAGGAAGagcaacatcaacatcaacaacccTGTGGGTACTATTGCATGCCTATGACTATGCCTATGTCCATGTCTATGTCTATGCCTATGCCTATGTCCATGTCTATGCCTATTCCACCTTCAATGCCATCCCCTCAGAGAGATTTTGGATGGGACTTTTTCTACCCTTTTGACAGTATGAGGAGTGAGGTTATGAGTGGCTACCACAGGAACTCGGATGATGATTTGAGGGCAGTGAGAGAGGAGGAGGGGATTCCTGAGTTAGAGGAAGAAGTGGAGAGAGAAGAGATTCAGCACAAAGTGGTGAGTGTTgaagagaataataataataatagtaataatgaaGGTGCTGTTGAGCATGTGCTGAGTGGTGTTGAAACAGTGAAGGTGGTAGATGTGGCCACTGAAAACCAAGGGGAGCAAAGGGGGCTTGCAGTTCTTGATACACCAGCAGAGGGGAGAGAGTTGCTTGAAGCTTTGAAAGACATTGAGGACCATTTTCTCAGGGCTTATGATTCTGGTAAGGAGGTAACCAGAATGCTGGAAGCCAATAGAATCCCCCTTCATTCTagtttggatgaaataaaag AAAGTTCAACTAAACTCATTCATGCAATAACATGGAAGTCCATTTCATCTAGGCAACCATCATGCAAGAGTCTTACGGTTCCAAATGTGAAAAATTCTTCAACTTGGGTGGAATATAAGAATGATCTGTTTGATGATTATGGAGGAATGGATTCGGGAAGTCATTTATTAACCTTAGGAAGGTTATATGCATGGGAAAAGAAACTGTTTGAGGAGGTTAAG GCTGGAGATAACACACGGAAAAATTACGAAAAAAAATGCACGCAGTTGAGAAATAAGAATGTTAGAGGAGATGATGTACTAAGCACAGACAAAACTAAAGCTGAAGTGAAAGATCTGTATGCTGGGATCTTGGTTGCAATTCGACGTGCAGAGTCAATCTCAAAGAGAATTGAGAAAATGAGAGATGAAGAATTACAACCTCAAATTGTTGAACTGTTAAAAGG CCTGACTCAGTCATGGAAAATCATGTTGGAGTCCCATGAAACCCAGAAGAAGATTCTATCTGAAGTCAAGTACTTCACATGCGCCACATATGGTAAATTCTGCAACCAATCTCATGGATTTGCAACTCTTCAGCTTGAAGCTCAGCTTCATAATTGGCGCGACTGCTTTAAAGAGTACACTGCATcgcaaaaagcatatgttgaagCTCTCCATGGATGGCTCAGTAAGTTCATAGTCCCTGAAGTTGAATTTTACTCAAGAAGCAAAAATGTCACAATGCCATACCAATTCAATGGGCCACCGCTGCTTGTGATATGCAACGACTGGTTGGCTTCACTGCAAAAGCTACCCGATAAAATGGTAACAGTTGCATTGAAAAGTGTTGTGAAGGATGTTAGAGCTTTGTGGCTTCAGCAAAACAAAGAGCAACAGCAGAAAAGGAGGGTAGATAGGCTAACAAGAGATCTGGAGAGAAGGTATTCTTCAACGTCACATAAAGTGGTGGAGACTAAGATGCTCGAGTTTCACGTCGTGGACCACGAATTAGAGGTGGGAAATGATCAAGAGGAGGAGGAGTGCATGATGGAGAAGAGTGATCATTTGGAGACACTGAGAAGAAAACTGGAGGTGGAGAAGGAGAAGCACCACAGTAGCATGCAAGAAACACAGAGGATCACCTTACATGGATTGCAGTCTGGGTTTTCTCTAGTGTTTGAATCATTGACAGAGTTCTCCAAAGCATCACAGAAAATGTACAATGGCCTTGTAACTTATAGTGAAAATAGTGACAAGGTTGGGAACATTACGTATATAGAGGGTGGCTGCAATGTTGAAAATTGCAACAGCCAAAACGGACAATAG
- the LOC100794801 gene encoding probable protein phosphatase 2C 64, giving the protein MLSGLMNLLRACFRPGSDGFTRAGSDAGGRQDGLLWYKDSGQHLNGDFSMAVIQANNLLEDQSQIESGCLSSNESGPYGTFIGVYDGHGGPETSRFINDHLFHHLKRFTSEQQSMSVDVIRKALQATEEGFISVVARQFSLSPQIAAVGSCCLVGVICNGTLYIANLGDSRAVLGRAVKATGEVLAMQLSAEHNASIETVRQELHASHPDDPNIVVLKHNVWRVKGLIQVSRSIGDVYLKKAEFNREPLYAKFRLREPYKMPILSSEPSISVHHLQPHDQFIIFASDGLWEHLSNQEAVDIVQNSPRSGSARRLVKAALQEAAKKREMRYSDLKKIDRGVRRHFHDDTTVIVVYLDSNLVSRESTVKFPGISVRGGGINLPHNTLAPCTTPTEIGGN; this is encoded by the exons ATGTTATCGGGGTTGATGAACTTATTGAGGGCCTGCTTTCGGCCGGGTTCGGATGGATTTACACGTGCAGGTTCGGATGCCGGTGGTAGACAGGATGGACTATTGTGGTACAAGGACTCGGGGCAGCACTTGAATGGGGATTTTTCAATGGCTGTAATCCAAGCCAATAACTTGCTGGAAGATCAGAGCCAGATTGAATCAGGCTGTTTGAGCTCCAATGAATCCGGCCCTTATGGTACCTTCATCGGTGTCTATGATGGCCATGGAGGGCCCGAGACATCACGGTTTATCAATGATCACCTATTTCACCATCTCAAGA gATTCACTTCAGAGCAACAATCAATGTCGGTGGATGTAATTCGCAAGGCACTCCAAGCAACAGAAGAGGGGTTTATTTCGGTGGTTGCCAGACAGTTTTCTCTGTCACCACAAATTGCGGCTGTCGGGTCATGCTGTCTTGTTGGTGTTATTTGTAATGGAACCCTTTACATAGCAAACCTTGGGGATTCCCGGGCAGTTTTGGGAAGAGCAGTCAAGGCAACTGGCGAGGTTTTAGCCATGCAATTATCAGCAGAGCACAATGCATCGATAGAGACTGTAAGACAGGAGCTGCATGCTTCACATCCTGATGACCCAAATATTGTGGTTTTAAAGCATAATGTATGGCGTGTGAAGGGCCTTATTCAA GTTTCTAGATCTATTGGTGATGTATATTTGAAAAAGGCCGAGTTCAATCGAGAACCACTATATGCTAAGTTTCGACTTCGTGAACCATACAAGATGCCAATACTAAGCTCAGAACCATCAATATCAGTGCATCATTTGCAGCCACATGATCAATTTATTATATTCGCATCTGATGGACTCTGGGAGCACCTTAGCAATCAAGAAGCAGTTGATATAGTTCAAAACAGTCCCCGCAGT GGAAGCGCTAGGAGGCTGGTAAAAGCTGCGCTTCAAGAAGCTGcaaagaagagagaaatgaGATATTCagatttaaagaaaattgatcGCGGAGTTCGTCGTCATTTCCATGATGATACCACGGTGATTGTTGTGTATCTTGACTCAAATCTCGTGAGTAGGGAAAGCACTGTGAAGTTCCCTGGCATTTCTGTTAGAGGGGGTGGTATTAACCTGCCTCATAACACACTGGCACCTTGTACCACACCAACAGAGATTGGTGGTAACTGA